A genomic window from Quercus lobata isolate SW786 chromosome 10, ValleyOak3.0 Primary Assembly, whole genome shotgun sequence includes:
- the LOC115963121 gene encoding ABC transporter A family member 2-like isoform X2 has protein sequence MVVFQSGLPLFCQQFRALLRKNIILAKRNKRSTLIQLFASFIFVFLLFSIEKGNKLSYGKVTDPKVVASFPIPPCEHKAHIRKPCFDFVWSGNGSSTINTIVTAIMNNNPGRQIPIKKVKAFGTQKEVDAWLLSNPRRSAGALHFIVRNKTVISYGIQTNFTSITKREDRTFKFQIPLQLAAEREIARSLIGDPNFSWVVGLKEFAHPRIEFSSSLDAMVPPFFLAAAMFGFVFQMGSLVTEKELKLRQAMTMMGLYDSAFWLSWLTWEGILTVLSSILMVVFGMLFRFDIFVKNSFAVVFLLFFLFQINMMTVAFGFPYDQSFAIKYRILWSFFPPNLLAQALNMFTDASSQPEGVGISWGRRADCPPDDSDCVMTIDGIYKWLASTFFLWFILAIYFDNIIPNASGLRKPLFYFLNPSYWTGKGGNKVKEGNICRCIGLEPLPELITPDDEDVLEEENLVKQQAREGIDDPNAAVQIHGLVKTYPKTIKIGCCRCKQTPPYHAINFDILWDALSGQEHLYLFASIKGLPPNYIESIAHKLLDEVRLTESANGRAGSYSGGMKRRLSFAIALIGDPKLVILDEPTTGMDPISRRHVWDIIKDAKRGRAIVLTTHSMEEADILGDRIGIMAKGRLRCIGTSIRLKSRFGTGFIANVSFSRSDVGQALPVEDTITETHEAVKQFFKYNLNIEPKVENEAFLTFVIPHDRESLLRKFFKDLEERKREFGITDIQIGLTTLNEVFLNIAKKAELESASVEGRLTTLTLTLGTSFQIPIGAQLVRIPESESAENPTGLMVEVYWDQDDAGNLRISGHSNEMPIPPGAQAMASSSNSNTDSGQTGPIQATVIDPSFLNRHD, from the exons ATGGTGGTTTTCCAAAGTGGGTTACCTCTATTTTGCCAACAGTTCAGGGCACTGTTACGGAAAAACATCATCCTTGCAAAGCGAAACAAAAGGTCTACGTTGATCCAACTCTTTGCGTCCTTCATATTCGTGTTCCTCTTGTTTAGCATTGAGAAAGGCAACAAACTGAGCTATGGCAAAGTCACTGACCCAAAGGTGGTGGCCTCGTTCCCAATCCCTCCATGTGAGCACAAGGCTCACATCAGGAAACCGTGCTTCGACTTTGTGTGGAGTGGGAATGGAAGCTCCACCATTAACACCATTGTCACTGCCATCATGAACAATAATCCTGGTCGTCAGATTCCCATCAAGAAG GTCAAAGCATTTGGAACACAGAAAGAGGTAGATGCATGGCTCTTAAGCAATCCTAGGCGGAGTGCGGGAGCTTTACATTTTATAGTGAGGAACAAGACTGTGATAAGCTATGGCATTCAAACTAACTTCACTTCAATTACTAAGCGAGAAGATCGCacattcaagtttcaaattccACTTCAATTGGCTGCTGAGCGTGAAATTGCTAGGTCTCTCATTGGAG atcCTAACTTTAGCTGGGTTGTTGGGCTTAAGGAATTTGCACACCCAAGAATAGAATTCTCCTCTTCTTTGGATGCAATGGTACCTCCATTTTTCCTTGCAGCTGCcatgtttggttttgtgtttcAAATGGGTTCTTTGGTCACTGAGAAAGAGCTCAAACTTCGCCAG GCAATGACTATGATGGGTCTATATGACTCTGCTTTCTGGTTGTCATGGCTCACATGGGAGGGAATTCTTACAGTTCTTTCATCAATTTTAATGGTTGTCTTTGGAATGCTGTTTCGATTTGATATTTTCGTGAAGAACAGCTTTGCAGTTGTCTTCcttctgttctttcttttccaaatcaATATG ATGACAGTAGCATTTGGATTCCCCTATGATCAATCCTTTGCTATAAAGTATAGAATTCTGTGGTCATTTTTTCCACCAAATCTGCTTGCCCAGGCCCTTAACATGTTTACAGATGCGAGTTCACAGCCTGAAGGTGTTGGCATTAGCTGGGGTAGGCGGGCTGACTGTCCACCAGACGATAGTGATTGTGTAATGACAATT GATGGTATATATAAGTGGCTTGCATCTACATTTTTCCTGTGGTTTATTTTGGCTATCTACTTTGATAACATAATCCCAAATGCATCTGGTTTGAGGAAACCATTGTTCTACTTTTTAAATCCTTCATATTGGACAGGCAAAGGTGGAAACAAGGTGAAAG AGGGCAACATTTGCAGGTGCATTGGTTTAGAGCCATTGCCTGAGCTTATTACTCCAGATGATGAAGATGTCCTTGAAGAGGAAAACCTTGTAAAACAACAAGCCAGGGAGGGGATTGATGATCCAAATGCTGCAGTTCAGATACATGGCCTTGTAAAAACATATCCTAAGAccataaaaattggttgttgtCGATGCAAACAGACTCCACCTTACCATGCTATTAAT TTTGATATTCTTTGGGATGCGTTGTCTGGTCAAGAGCACCTCTACCTCTTTGCAAGTATCAAAGGCCTACCACCAAATTACATTGAATCG ATTGCTCATAAATTATTGGATGAGGTGAGACTCACTGAATCAGCCAATGGAAGAGCTGGTAGTTACAGTGGTGGAATGAAACGTCGCCTCAGCTTTGCAATAGCCCTTATTGGTGATCCGAAATTAGTCATTTTAGATGAACCG ACAACTGGCATGGATCCAATATCAAGAAGGCATGTTTGGGATATAATAAAGGATGCAAAGAGAGGGCGTGCAATTGTACTAACAACACACTCAATGGAAGAAGCTGACATCCTAGGTGATCGGATAGGAATCATGGCAAAGGGTAGGCTTCGTTGCATTGGAACATCAATCAGGTTAAAGTCACGGTTTGGGACAGGTTTTATTGCCAATGTGAGCTTCTCTAGAAGTGATGTTGGACAAGCTCTTCCTGTTGAAGATACAATCACTGAAACTCATGAGGCTGTAAAGCAGTTCTTTAAATAT AATTTGAACATAGAGCCAAAAGTGGAGAATGAGGCCTTCCTAACTTTTGTCATTCCTCATGATAGAGAGAGCCTTTTAAGG AAATTTTTCAAGGAtcttgaagaaagaaagagagaatttgGAATAACTGACATCCAAATTGGCCTTACAACTCTTAATGAAGTTTTCTTAAACATTGCAAAGAAGGCAGAGCTAGAGAGTGCCAGTGTTGAGGGGAGGTTAACAACTTTGACTTTAACATTAGGAACCTCATTTCAG ATACCTATAGGAGCTCAACTAGTGAGGATTCCAGAAAGTGAGTCTGCAGAAAATCCTACAGGCCTTATGGTAGAAGTATACTGGGACCAAGATGATGCTGGTAACCTCCGCATTTCTGGCCACTCGAATGAGATGCCAATACCTCCTGGTGCTCAAGCAATGGCCTCTTCATCAAATTCTAACACAGACTCAGGCCAAACAGGACCAATTCAAGCAACTGTGATTGATCCATCATTCCTAAATAGACATGATTAA
- the LOC115964411 gene encoding ABC transporter A family member 10-like yields the protein MAGPSHGPASFWTQANALLRKNLTFQKRNMRTNILLVCYPTLLCILIVVFQHVYDNVIKHAKKCDPKTNFNCPTPEIPVTPPLLQVPRSPYRAVRTDFFLFNDLPDESCRRNGSCPATILLTGKNHSLGEILAGTMITSSLNTSQIMASYNDLGSVAANVLGSSSMPPQYLIPLKFLDDIIYLVQRQCTNNFLTNVVDPEVDPRECVKGLVLWRNDSTLVNDELYKGYYKGNLHGKINEIIAAYDFLNSNKNNFNVSIWYNSTYGQTGDNVLLRIPRSVNLASNAYLHFLQGPGTQMLFEFVKDMHQRTAIPNLDIASLVGPLFFTWVVLQLFPVALKSLVYEKQQKLRIMMKMHGLGDGPYWMISYLYFLFVSSIYMLVFVASGALLGLKFFGLNDFSIQFVFYFIYINLQISLAFLGAAFFSSVKTATVVAYICVFGTGFLASFLFMSFVESNYFPKMWVIVMELYPGFSLYRGLYEFAQYAQLDGGMRWEDLNDSENGMKEVLIIMFVNWLVVLFVAYGIDRFVSPGSGPLLSFWKPSLQSKDSTLNVQMDKADVNQEREKVDQLLHESSTSHAIVCDNLQKIYPGSDGNPEKLAVQGLYLAVPRGECFGMLGPNGAGKTSFINMMIGLTKPTTGTAFVQGLDIRTHMNEIYTSMGVCPQHDLLWETLTGREHLLFYGRLKNLKGSALTQAVEESLKSLNLFHGGVADKQAGKYSGGMKRRLSVAISLIGDPRVVYMDEPSTGLDPASRNNLWNVVKNAKQDRAIILTTHSMEEAEFLCDRLGFFVDGSLQCIGNPEELKARYGWSYVFTITTSSDHEEEVENMVQHLSPSASKVYQLSGTQKFEIPKSEIRIADVFQAVETAKRKFTVFAWGLADTNMEDVFIKVSREARQSNTLT from the exons ATGGCTGGTCCATCACATGGTCCTGCAAGCTTCTGGACTCAAGCCAATGCTCTGCTCAGAAAGAACTTAACTTTtcag aaacGAAATATGAGGACAAATATTTTGCTCGTTTGCTATCCTACTTTGCTCTGTATACTAATTGTTGTCTTCCAACATGTTTATGATAATGTCATAAAACATGCCAAAAAATGTGACCCAAAAACCAATTTCAATTGTCCCACTCCCGAGATTCCAGTAACACCTCCACTGTTACAAGTGCCAAGATCTCCCTATCGTGCAGTCAGAACTGATTTTTTCCTATTTAATGACTTGCCAGATGAGTCATGCAGGAGGAATGGTTCTTGTCCTGCAACTATTCTTCTCACAGGGAAAAATCATTCTCTTGGAGAAA TTTTGGCTGGGACCATGATTACAAGCTCTTTGAATACCTCTCAAATTATGGCTAGTTACAATGACCTGGGTAGTGTAGCTGCCAATGTTCTA GGATCATCATCAATGCCTCCTCAATATTTAATTCCTTTAAAATTTCTAGATGATATAATCTATCTTGTCCAACGTCAATGCACAAACAACTTTTTAACTAACGTTGTTGATCCTGAAGTGG ATCCAAGAGAATGTGTCAAAGGTTTGGTTTTGTGGCGCAATGATTCTACTTTGGTAAATGATGAGTTATATAAGGGTTATTATAAAGGGAATCTACATGGAAAGATTAATGAGATAATTGCAG CCTATGATTTTCTAAACTCAAACAAGAACAATTTTAATGTGAGCATCTGGTACAATTCAACATATGGTCAGACAGGTGACAATGTATTGCTTCGAATTCCACGCTCAGTGAATCTG gcatCCAATGCGTACCTTCATTTTCTGCAAGGGCCTGGTACACAAATGTTATTTGAATTTGTCAAAGACATGCACCAACGAACAGCCATTCCCAACTTGGATATCGCTTCTCTTGTTGGTCCTCTCTTCTTCACATGGGTTGTTCTACAGTTATTCCCT gttgctttgaaATCATTAGTTTATgagaaacaacaaaaactaagaATCATGATGAAAATGCATGGGCTTGGAGATGGGCCTTATTGGATGATTTCCTacctttactttctttttgtatcTTCGATCTACATGTTGGTTTTCGTAGCATCTGGTGCACTTCTAG GCTTAAAATTCTTTGGATTGAACGACTTCAGCATTCagtttgtgttttatttcatatatataaacttgCAAATTTCATTGGCCTTTCTAGGAGCTGCATTTTTTTCAAGTGTTAAGACTGCTACAG TGGTAGCATACATATGCGTCTTTGGAACAGGATTTTTAGCAAGTTTCCTTTTCATGTCTTTTGTTGAAAGTAACTATTTTCCAA AAATGTGGGTTATAGTAATGGAGCTATATCCAGGATTTTCTTTATATCGCGGGTTATATGAGTTTGCACAATATGCTCAATTGGATGGTGGGATGAGGTGGGAAGATTTGAACGATAGTGAAAATGGGATGAAGGAGGTCTTGATTATCATGTTTGTCAATTGGTTGGTGGTGCTTTTTGTTGCATATGGTATAGATAGATTTGTGTCACCAGGAAGCGGG CCTCTGTTATCTTTTTGGAAGCCTAGTTTACAAAGTAAGGACTCCACACTTAATGTTCAGATGGATAAGGCTGATGTTAACCAAGAG AGGGAGAAGGTTGACCAACTGCTACATGAATCAAGCACAAGCCATGCCATTGTTTGTGATAACTTGCAAAAGATATACCCAGGAAGTGATGGAAACCCTGAAAAACTCGCAGTGCAAGGACTATATCTTGCTGTGCCTAGAGGCGAATGTTTTGGTATGCTTGGTCCCAATGGTGCAGGCAAAACCTCTTTTATCAATATG ATGATTGGACTTACAAAGCCAACCACTGGCACTGCATTTGTTCAAGGTCTTGATATACGGACTCATATGAATGAAATATACACCAGCATGGGTGTATGCCCACAGCATGA CCTGCTTTGGGAAACACTAACAGGGAGGGAGCACTTACTATTTTATGGGAGACTTAAGAACCTTAAAGGTTCTGCATTAACACAA GCAGTAGAAGAATCTCTTAAGAGTCTCAACCTATTTCATGGTGGAGTTGCTGACAAACAAGCTGGAAAATACAGTGGTGGCATGAAGAGGAGGCTAAGTGTAGCCATTTCATTAATTGGGGATCCTAGA GTTGTCTACATGGATGAACCAAGTACTGGATTAGATCCAGCTTCAAGGAATAACTTATGGAATGTTGTGAAGAATGCAAAGCAAGATCGGGCAATTATTTTAacaa CTCATTCAATGGAAGAGGCAGAGTTCCTCTGTGATCGATTAGGATTCTTTGTTGACGGCAGCTTGCAGTGTATAGGAAACCCAGAAGAG CTGAAGGCTAGATATGGATGGTCTTATGTGTTTACAATTACAACATCTTCGGATCATGAAGAAGAAGTGGAGAACATGGTGCAACATCTTTCACCAAGTGCCAGCAAGGTATACCAATTATCTGGAACCCAGAAGTTTGAGATACCGA
- the LOC115963121 gene encoding ABC transporter A family member 2-like isoform X3, whose amino-acid sequence MVVFQSGLPLFCQQFRALLRKNIILAKRNKRSTLIQLFASFIFVFLLFSIEKGNKLSYGKVTDPKVVASFPIPPCEHKAHIRKPCFDFVWSGNGSSTINTIVTAIMNNNPGRQIPIKKVKAFGTQKEVDAWLLSNPRRSAGALHFIVRNKTVISYGIQTNFTSITKREDRTFKFQIPLQLAAEREIARSLIGDPNFSWVVGLKEFAHPRIEFSSSLDAMVPPFFLAAAMFGFVFQMGSLVTEKELKLRQAMTMMGLYDSAFWLSWLTWEGILTVLSSILMVVFGMLFRFDIFVKNSFAVVFLLFFLFQINMLSFAFMLSTFISKSSSTTTMGFSIFVIGFITQMTVAFGFPYDQSFAIKYRILWSFFPPNLLAQALNMFTDASSQPEGVGISWGRRADCPPDDSDCVMTIDGIYKWLASTFFLWFILAIYFDNIIPNASGLRKPLFYFLNPSYWTGKGGNKVKEGNICRCIGLEPLPELITPDDEDVLEEENLVKQQAREGIDDPNAAVQIHGLVKTYPKTIKIGCCRCKQTPPYHAINGLWVNFRKDQLFCLLGPNGAGKTTTINCLTGISPVTGGDATIYGHSVRNSVGMSNIRKLIGICPQFDILWDALSGQEHLYLFASIKGLPPNYIESIAHKLLDEVRLTESANGRAGSYSGGMKRRLSFAIALIGDPKLVILDEPTTGMDPISRRHVWDIIKDAKRGRAIVLTTHSMEEADILGDRIGIMAKGRLRCIGTSIRLKSRFGTGFIANVSFSRSDVGQALPVEDTITETHEAVKQFFKYNLNIEPKVENEAFLTFVIPHDRESLLRKFFKDLEERKREFGITDIQIGLTTLNEVFLNIAKKAELESASVEGRLTTLTLTLGTSFQIPIGAQLVRIPESESAENPTGLMVEVYWDQDDAGNLRISGHSNEMPIPPGAQAMASSSNSNTDSGQTGPIQATVIDPSFLNRHD is encoded by the exons ATGGTGGTTTTCCAAAGTGGGTTACCTCTATTTTGCCAACAGTTCAGGGCACTGTTACGGAAAAACATCATCCTTGCAAAGCGAAACAAAAGGTCTACGTTGATCCAACTCTTTGCGTCCTTCATATTCGTGTTCCTCTTGTTTAGCATTGAGAAAGGCAACAAACTGAGCTATGGCAAAGTCACTGACCCAAAGGTGGTGGCCTCGTTCCCAATCCCTCCATGTGAGCACAAGGCTCACATCAGGAAACCGTGCTTCGACTTTGTGTGGAGTGGGAATGGAAGCTCCACCATTAACACCATTGTCACTGCCATCATGAACAATAATCCTGGTCGTCAGATTCCCATCAAGAAG GTCAAAGCATTTGGAACACAGAAAGAGGTAGATGCATGGCTCTTAAGCAATCCTAGGCGGAGTGCGGGAGCTTTACATTTTATAGTGAGGAACAAGACTGTGATAAGCTATGGCATTCAAACTAACTTCACTTCAATTACTAAGCGAGAAGATCGCacattcaagtttcaaattccACTTCAATTGGCTGCTGAGCGTGAAATTGCTAGGTCTCTCATTGGAG atcCTAACTTTAGCTGGGTTGTTGGGCTTAAGGAATTTGCACACCCAAGAATAGAATTCTCCTCTTCTTTGGATGCAATGGTACCTCCATTTTTCCTTGCAGCTGCcatgtttggttttgtgtttcAAATGGGTTCTTTGGTCACTGAGAAAGAGCTCAAACTTCGCCAG GCAATGACTATGATGGGTCTATATGACTCTGCTTTCTGGTTGTCATGGCTCACATGGGAGGGAATTCTTACAGTTCTTTCATCAATTTTAATGGTTGTCTTTGGAATGCTGTTTCGATTTGATATTTTCGTGAAGAACAGCTTTGCAGTTGTCTTCcttctgttctttcttttccaaatcaATATG CTTAGTTTTGCATTCATGTTGTCGACCTTCATTAGCAAGTCAtcttcaacaacaacaatgggATTCTCTATATTTGTCATTGGTTTCATAACTCAG ATGACAGTAGCATTTGGATTCCCCTATGATCAATCCTTTGCTATAAAGTATAGAATTCTGTGGTCATTTTTTCCACCAAATCTGCTTGCCCAGGCCCTTAACATGTTTACAGATGCGAGTTCACAGCCTGAAGGTGTTGGCATTAGCTGGGGTAGGCGGGCTGACTGTCCACCAGACGATAGTGATTGTGTAATGACAATT GATGGTATATATAAGTGGCTTGCATCTACATTTTTCCTGTGGTTTATTTTGGCTATCTACTTTGATAACATAATCCCAAATGCATCTGGTTTGAGGAAACCATTGTTCTACTTTTTAAATCCTTCATATTGGACAGGCAAAGGTGGAAACAAGGTGAAAG AGGGCAACATTTGCAGGTGCATTGGTTTAGAGCCATTGCCTGAGCTTATTACTCCAGATGATGAAGATGTCCTTGAAGAGGAAAACCTTGTAAAACAACAAGCCAGGGAGGGGATTGATGATCCAAATGCTGCAGTTCAGATACATGGCCTTGTAAAAACATATCCTAAGAccataaaaattggttgttgtCGATGCAAACAGACTCCACCTTACCATGCTATTAAT GGCTTATGGGTGAATTTTAGAAAAGATCAGCTATTTTGTCTTCTTGGACCAAATGGAGCTGGaaaaactacaacaatcaaTTGTTTAACAGGCATTTCCCCAGTGACCGGAGGAGATG CAACCATTTATGGACACTCTGTTCGAAATTCTGTTGGCATGTCAAACATCCGAAAACTCATAGGAATTTGTCCACAG TTTGATATTCTTTGGGATGCGTTGTCTGGTCAAGAGCACCTCTACCTCTTTGCAAGTATCAAAGGCCTACCACCAAATTACATTGAATCG ATTGCTCATAAATTATTGGATGAGGTGAGACTCACTGAATCAGCCAATGGAAGAGCTGGTAGTTACAGTGGTGGAATGAAACGTCGCCTCAGCTTTGCAATAGCCCTTATTGGTGATCCGAAATTAGTCATTTTAGATGAACCG ACAACTGGCATGGATCCAATATCAAGAAGGCATGTTTGGGATATAATAAAGGATGCAAAGAGAGGGCGTGCAATTGTACTAACAACACACTCAATGGAAGAAGCTGACATCCTAGGTGATCGGATAGGAATCATGGCAAAGGGTAGGCTTCGTTGCATTGGAACATCAATCAGGTTAAAGTCACGGTTTGGGACAGGTTTTATTGCCAATGTGAGCTTCTCTAGAAGTGATGTTGGACAAGCTCTTCCTGTTGAAGATACAATCACTGAAACTCATGAGGCTGTAAAGCAGTTCTTTAAATAT AATTTGAACATAGAGCCAAAAGTGGAGAATGAGGCCTTCCTAACTTTTGTCATTCCTCATGATAGAGAGAGCCTTTTAAGG AAATTTTTCAAGGAtcttgaagaaagaaagagagaatttgGAATAACTGACATCCAAATTGGCCTTACAACTCTTAATGAAGTTTTCTTAAACATTGCAAAGAAGGCAGAGCTAGAGAGTGCCAGTGTTGAGGGGAGGTTAACAACTTTGACTTTAACATTAGGAACCTCATTTCAG ATACCTATAGGAGCTCAACTAGTGAGGATTCCAGAAAGTGAGTCTGCAGAAAATCCTACAGGCCTTATGGTAGAAGTATACTGGGACCAAGATGATGCTGGTAACCTCCGCATTTCTGGCCACTCGAATGAGATGCCAATACCTCCTGGTGCTCAAGCAATGGCCTCTTCATCAAATTCTAACACAGACTCAGGCCAAACAGGACCAATTCAAGCAACTGTGATTGATCCATCATTCCTAAATAGACATGATTAA
- the LOC115963121 gene encoding ABC transporter A family member 2-like isoform X1 → MVVFQSGLPLFCQQFRALLRKNIILAKRNKRSTLIQLFASFIFVFLLFSIEKGNKLSYGKVTDPKVVASFPIPPCEHKAHIRKPCFDFVWSGNGSSTINTIVTAIMNNNPGRQIPIKKVKAFGTQKEVDAWLLSNPRRSAGALHFIVRNKTVISYGIQTNFTSITKREDRTFKFQIPLQLAAEREIARSLIGDPNFSWVVGLKEFAHPRIEFSSSLDAMVPPFFLAAAMFGFVFQMGSLVTEKELKLRQAMTMMGLYDSAFWLSWLTWEGILTVLSSILMVVFGMLFRFDIFVKNSFAVVFLLFFLFQINMMTVAFGFPYDQSFAIKYRILWSFFPPNLLAQALNMFTDASSQPEGVGISWGRRADCPPDDSDCVMTIDGIYKWLASTFFLWFILAIYFDNIIPNASGLRKPLFYFLNPSYWTGKGGNKVKEGNICRCIGLEPLPELITPDDEDVLEEENLVKQQAREGIDDPNAAVQIHGLVKTYPKTIKIGCCRCKQTPPYHAINGLWVNFRKDQLFCLLGPNGAGKTTTINCLTGISPVTGGDATIYGHSVRNSVGMSNIRKLIGICPQFDILWDALSGQEHLYLFASIKGLPPNYIESIAHKLLDEVRLTESANGRAGSYSGGMKRRLSFAIALIGDPKLVILDEPTTGMDPISRRHVWDIIKDAKRGRAIVLTTHSMEEADILGDRIGIMAKGRLRCIGTSIRLKSRFGTGFIANVSFSRSDVGQALPVEDTITETHEAVKQFFKYNLNIEPKVENEAFLTFVIPHDRESLLRKFFKDLEERKREFGITDIQIGLTTLNEVFLNIAKKAELESASVEGRLTTLTLTLGTSFQIPIGAQLVRIPESESAENPTGLMVEVYWDQDDAGNLRISGHSNEMPIPPGAQAMASSSNSNTDSGQTGPIQATVIDPSFLNRHD, encoded by the exons ATGGTGGTTTTCCAAAGTGGGTTACCTCTATTTTGCCAACAGTTCAGGGCACTGTTACGGAAAAACATCATCCTTGCAAAGCGAAACAAAAGGTCTACGTTGATCCAACTCTTTGCGTCCTTCATATTCGTGTTCCTCTTGTTTAGCATTGAGAAAGGCAACAAACTGAGCTATGGCAAAGTCACTGACCCAAAGGTGGTGGCCTCGTTCCCAATCCCTCCATGTGAGCACAAGGCTCACATCAGGAAACCGTGCTTCGACTTTGTGTGGAGTGGGAATGGAAGCTCCACCATTAACACCATTGTCACTGCCATCATGAACAATAATCCTGGTCGTCAGATTCCCATCAAGAAG GTCAAAGCATTTGGAACACAGAAAGAGGTAGATGCATGGCTCTTAAGCAATCCTAGGCGGAGTGCGGGAGCTTTACATTTTATAGTGAGGAACAAGACTGTGATAAGCTATGGCATTCAAACTAACTTCACTTCAATTACTAAGCGAGAAGATCGCacattcaagtttcaaattccACTTCAATTGGCTGCTGAGCGTGAAATTGCTAGGTCTCTCATTGGAG atcCTAACTTTAGCTGGGTTGTTGGGCTTAAGGAATTTGCACACCCAAGAATAGAATTCTCCTCTTCTTTGGATGCAATGGTACCTCCATTTTTCCTTGCAGCTGCcatgtttggttttgtgtttcAAATGGGTTCTTTGGTCACTGAGAAAGAGCTCAAACTTCGCCAG GCAATGACTATGATGGGTCTATATGACTCTGCTTTCTGGTTGTCATGGCTCACATGGGAGGGAATTCTTACAGTTCTTTCATCAATTTTAATGGTTGTCTTTGGAATGCTGTTTCGATTTGATATTTTCGTGAAGAACAGCTTTGCAGTTGTCTTCcttctgttctttcttttccaaatcaATATG ATGACAGTAGCATTTGGATTCCCCTATGATCAATCCTTTGCTATAAAGTATAGAATTCTGTGGTCATTTTTTCCACCAAATCTGCTTGCCCAGGCCCTTAACATGTTTACAGATGCGAGTTCACAGCCTGAAGGTGTTGGCATTAGCTGGGGTAGGCGGGCTGACTGTCCACCAGACGATAGTGATTGTGTAATGACAATT GATGGTATATATAAGTGGCTTGCATCTACATTTTTCCTGTGGTTTATTTTGGCTATCTACTTTGATAACATAATCCCAAATGCATCTGGTTTGAGGAAACCATTGTTCTACTTTTTAAATCCTTCATATTGGACAGGCAAAGGTGGAAACAAGGTGAAAG AGGGCAACATTTGCAGGTGCATTGGTTTAGAGCCATTGCCTGAGCTTATTACTCCAGATGATGAAGATGTCCTTGAAGAGGAAAACCTTGTAAAACAACAAGCCAGGGAGGGGATTGATGATCCAAATGCTGCAGTTCAGATACATGGCCTTGTAAAAACATATCCTAAGAccataaaaattggttgttgtCGATGCAAACAGACTCCACCTTACCATGCTATTAAT GGCTTATGGGTGAATTTTAGAAAAGATCAGCTATTTTGTCTTCTTGGACCAAATGGAGCTGGaaaaactacaacaatcaaTTGTTTAACAGGCATTTCCCCAGTGACCGGAGGAGATG CAACCATTTATGGACACTCTGTTCGAAATTCTGTTGGCATGTCAAACATCCGAAAACTCATAGGAATTTGTCCACAG TTTGATATTCTTTGGGATGCGTTGTCTGGTCAAGAGCACCTCTACCTCTTTGCAAGTATCAAAGGCCTACCACCAAATTACATTGAATCG ATTGCTCATAAATTATTGGATGAGGTGAGACTCACTGAATCAGCCAATGGAAGAGCTGGTAGTTACAGTGGTGGAATGAAACGTCGCCTCAGCTTTGCAATAGCCCTTATTGGTGATCCGAAATTAGTCATTTTAGATGAACCG ACAACTGGCATGGATCCAATATCAAGAAGGCATGTTTGGGATATAATAAAGGATGCAAAGAGAGGGCGTGCAATTGTACTAACAACACACTCAATGGAAGAAGCTGACATCCTAGGTGATCGGATAGGAATCATGGCAAAGGGTAGGCTTCGTTGCATTGGAACATCAATCAGGTTAAAGTCACGGTTTGGGACAGGTTTTATTGCCAATGTGAGCTTCTCTAGAAGTGATGTTGGACAAGCTCTTCCTGTTGAAGATACAATCACTGAAACTCATGAGGCTGTAAAGCAGTTCTTTAAATAT AATTTGAACATAGAGCCAAAAGTGGAGAATGAGGCCTTCCTAACTTTTGTCATTCCTCATGATAGAGAGAGCCTTTTAAGG AAATTTTTCAAGGAtcttgaagaaagaaagagagaatttgGAATAACTGACATCCAAATTGGCCTTACAACTCTTAATGAAGTTTTCTTAAACATTGCAAAGAAGGCAGAGCTAGAGAGTGCCAGTGTTGAGGGGAGGTTAACAACTTTGACTTTAACATTAGGAACCTCATTTCAG ATACCTATAGGAGCTCAACTAGTGAGGATTCCAGAAAGTGAGTCTGCAGAAAATCCTACAGGCCTTATGGTAGAAGTATACTGGGACCAAGATGATGCTGGTAACCTCCGCATTTCTGGCCACTCGAATGAGATGCCAATACCTCCTGGTGCTCAAGCAATGGCCTCTTCATCAAATTCTAACACAGACTCAGGCCAAACAGGACCAATTCAAGCAACTGTGATTGATCCATCATTCCTAAATAGACATGATTAA